One genomic window of Arthrobacter sp. KBS0703 includes the following:
- a CDS encoding S-layer family protein — protein sequence MTVLSALVLLGITPANAADLSDASISGKVTAPAGVQLTSVGITVHTAAAYSYTGSAQVAEDGSYTVTGLPAGSYKVQFSGSNSGALSQWYSGAKTFESATPVALAAGQSLSGIDAALVKGASISGRVTLPAGIDPTSVGVWVSSTTFGPDWYSAYGQVGQDGSYTVLGLPAGSYKIQFSGGNSGVVTQWHSGASSSETATPVTLTDGQDLGGINAALVMGASISGKVTVPAGVDPGSLQADVTAATGNYSGSAQLGADGTYKVNGLPAGSYKVRFSGYNSAILQQWYAGASSFETATPLTLAAGQELTGIDAALVMGASVSGTVTAPAGVNLGSIQATVYQAGGTNPNYVASSQVNADGTYKVAGLPTGSYKVQFAGYNTGTLEQWYAGSSSFSTATPITLTEGQDHGGINATLVKGASISGKLTAPAGVNLPAVQATLYTSDSYSYAGSAQVAADGSYAFSGLAAGSYKVQFSGGSSGALEQWYGGLSYAEAAPVPVADSQDLALTDTPLVKGASISGKVTAPAGIDLSAITAYVYNADNFRAYGVAAQLQTDGTYKVAGLRAGNYKVAFRGYGSGALDQWYLNGSSMDTATALPLTAGQDLTGINATLVKGASIAGKITAPAGVDLTMVNVSATAEGAANGSYGRVNPDGTYAVKGLAAGTYKVNFSNYNSGGLDEWYNNVQTQAEATPLTVTAGQDLTAIDATLAKGASISGKITVPGTQSSSNVYVTAFRASDSTWAGSANSNIDGSYSIRGLTPGSYKISFDTYGTGALPQWYKNASSMETATAVPVTEGQSLTAIDATLLKGGVISGKITAPAGTNLNSSRVIATKNGVTNAAPAYGYVNPDGTYSVIGLEGGTYTVQFSGGQSGAADTWHGGTTAASATPVTVAVAQTVTGVDMTVITGASIKGKITGTSSVYGYPVSVLDAAGKSVKEGHSDAAGNYSVVGLAAGSYKVAFNRSSGYAQEEAQFFQNKPESAGVGQAQAIPVTTGQQVPDINATLAAGGSITGTLLNKAGQPMANAFLQAYTPDGSLVTRATSTDAAGKYTIAGLTSGNYTLRVLGGFVAGDLYSGNVVTEAASTPVAVVSGAATTHNLSYVGVTPALTTQVPTITGTAKAGSTLTAVTGTWGPAPVALTYQWKANGTASGLPIAGATASTYKLTAADVGKTISVTVTGTKAGYTTAATTSARTGTVMALNPVLTAPVPAITGTAKVGSTLTAAPGTWGPAPVTLTHQWKANGIAIAGATASTYKPAAADLGKTLTVTVTGTKAGYTTAAKTSAATAKVAVGTLTVPAVAITGAVKVGATLTAGGAWGPAPVTLKYQWKANGIAITGATASTYRPAATMLGKSLTVTVTGSKAGYTAVARTSAATARVAAGTLTAPVPGIAGTAKVGFTLTATGAWGPAPVSLRYQWKANGIAITGATASTYKPVPAVVGKTLTVTVTGVKAAYTTVAKTSAATLRVAAGTLTAPVPAITGTAKVGSILTAAPGVWGPAPVTLTYQWKANGIAITGATASTYKPAATARGKILTVTVTGSKAGYTAVARTSAATVAVV from the coding sequence TTGACGGTTCTGTCAGCGCTGGTGCTGCTCGGCATCACGCCGGCCAACGCAGCGGACTTGTCAGACGCTTCGATCAGCGGGAAGGTGACGGCGCCTGCGGGTGTCCAGCTCACCTCCGTCGGAATCACAGTCCACACCGCCGCGGCGTATTCCTACACTGGCTCGGCCCAGGTCGCCGAAGACGGAAGCTACACGGTCACCGGCCTTCCGGCGGGCTCCTACAAGGTCCAATTCAGTGGTTCCAACTCCGGCGCGCTGAGCCAGTGGTACTCGGGCGCCAAGACCTTTGAATCAGCCACACCCGTCGCGCTGGCAGCGGGCCAAAGCCTGAGCGGCATCGACGCAGCCCTCGTCAAGGGCGCTTCCATCAGCGGCCGCGTCACGCTCCCCGCAGGCATCGATCCCACGTCAGTCGGCGTTTGGGTCAGCAGCACCACCTTTGGCCCCGACTGGTATTCCGCGTATGGGCAGGTCGGCCAGGACGGCAGCTACACGGTCCTCGGCTTGCCTGCCGGCAGCTACAAGATCCAGTTCTCCGGCGGCAACTCGGGCGTCGTTACCCAGTGGCATTCGGGCGCCTCGTCCTCCGAGACCGCCACGCCTGTAACGCTCACGGACGGTCAGGATCTTGGCGGAATTAACGCGGCCCTCGTCATGGGCGCCTCCATCAGCGGCAAGGTCACGGTTCCGGCCGGCGTGGATCCCGGTTCCCTGCAGGCGGACGTCACCGCGGCCACCGGAAATTATAGCGGGTCCGCCCAGCTCGGCGCCGACGGAACGTACAAAGTCAACGGCCTTCCGGCGGGCAGCTACAAAGTCCGTTTCTCCGGGTACAACAGCGCCATCCTCCAACAGTGGTACGCCGGTGCAAGTTCCTTTGAGACAGCGACTCCTTTGACCCTCGCAGCCGGGCAGGAACTCACCGGCATCGACGCCGCCCTGGTCATGGGCGCGTCAGTCAGCGGAACTGTCACCGCCCCCGCGGGCGTGAACCTCGGTTCCATTCAGGCCACGGTCTACCAGGCCGGCGGAACGAATCCCAACTACGTGGCTTCATCCCAAGTCAACGCCGACGGCACCTACAAGGTGGCCGGGCTCCCGACGGGCAGCTACAAGGTGCAGTTCGCCGGGTACAACACCGGCACGCTGGAGCAGTGGTACGCCGGATCCTCATCGTTTAGTACCGCAACGCCCATCACCCTGACAGAAGGCCAGGACCACGGGGGCATCAATGCCACCCTGGTCAAGGGCGCGTCCATATCCGGCAAGCTCACCGCCCCGGCCGGCGTCAACCTGCCCGCGGTGCAGGCCACTCTCTATACGTCGGACAGCTACTCCTATGCGGGATCGGCGCAGGTCGCCGCGGACGGCTCCTACGCGTTTTCCGGTCTTGCGGCCGGCTCGTACAAGGTCCAGTTCAGCGGAGGAAGCTCGGGGGCGCTGGAACAGTGGTACGGCGGCCTGTCGTACGCCGAGGCCGCGCCCGTCCCCGTGGCGGACAGCCAGGACCTGGCCCTGACTGACACGCCGCTCGTCAAGGGCGCGTCCATCAGCGGCAAGGTCACAGCTCCCGCCGGCATCGATCTGTCCGCAATAACGGCCTATGTCTACAACGCCGACAACTTCCGGGCGTACGGCGTGGCAGCCCAGCTGCAGACCGACGGCACGTACAAGGTGGCCGGGCTCCGCGCCGGAAACTACAAAGTCGCATTCAGGGGTTATGGCTCCGGGGCGCTGGACCAGTGGTACCTGAACGGCAGCAGCATGGACACGGCTACCGCGCTGCCGCTGACGGCGGGCCAGGACCTGACAGGCATCAATGCGACCTTGGTTAAGGGAGCATCCATCGCCGGAAAGATCACGGCTCCGGCCGGCGTCGACCTGACGATGGTCAACGTGTCCGCCACCGCAGAGGGGGCCGCCAACGGCTCTTATGGCCGGGTAAACCCAGACGGCACGTACGCGGTCAAGGGACTTGCCGCGGGCACCTACAAGGTCAATTTTTCCAACTACAACTCCGGCGGCCTGGACGAGTGGTACAACAACGTCCAGACCCAGGCGGAGGCAACCCCGCTCACCGTGACGGCCGGCCAGGACCTCACTGCCATCGACGCCACGCTTGCCAAGGGCGCCAGCATCAGCGGCAAGATCACGGTACCGGGAACGCAGAGCTCCTCCAACGTCTACGTCACTGCGTTCCGCGCCAGCGACAGCACCTGGGCAGGCTCCGCCAACTCGAACATCGACGGCTCGTACTCAATCCGCGGCCTGACCCCGGGCAGCTACAAGATCTCCTTCGATACCTACGGCACCGGCGCGCTGCCGCAGTGGTACAAGAACGCCTCATCCATGGAGACCGCCACCGCAGTGCCGGTGACCGAGGGCCAAAGCCTGACCGCCATTGACGCAACCCTGCTCAAGGGCGGCGTCATCAGCGGCAAGATCACGGCGCCTGCAGGAACCAACCTCAACTCATCCCGCGTCATCGCTACGAAGAACGGGGTCACCAATGCGGCCCCCGCGTACGGCTACGTGAATCCGGACGGCACGTATTCGGTGATCGGGCTCGAGGGCGGCACGTACACGGTGCAGTTCTCCGGCGGGCAAAGCGGCGCCGCGGATACGTGGCACGGCGGAACAACGGCGGCGAGCGCCACCCCTGTGACCGTGGCGGTCGCGCAGACCGTCACGGGCGTGGACATGACTGTGATCACCGGAGCGTCCATCAAGGGCAAGATCACGGGCACCAGCAGCGTCTACGGATACCCTGTTTCCGTGCTGGATGCCGCGGGAAAGAGTGTCAAGGAGGGCCACTCGGACGCAGCCGGCAACTACAGTGTGGTGGGCCTCGCGGCAGGCTCCTACAAGGTAGCGTTCAACCGCTCCAGCGGGTACGCACAGGAGGAGGCACAGTTCTTCCAGAACAAGCCCGAGTCCGCCGGTGTGGGGCAGGCCCAGGCCATCCCCGTGACCACGGGCCAGCAGGTGCCGGACATCAACGCGACCCTGGCTGCCGGCGGATCCATCACCGGCACCTTGCTGAACAAGGCCGGACAACCGATGGCCAACGCGTTCCTCCAGGCCTACACCCCTGACGGCTCGCTCGTTACCCGCGCCACGTCCACAGACGCGGCCGGAAAGTACACCATCGCGGGGCTTACCTCCGGAAACTACACGCTGCGGGTGCTGGGCGGCTTCGTGGCCGGCGACCTCTACTCGGGCAACGTGGTCACCGAAGCAGCATCCACTCCCGTGGCCGTCGTCAGCGGCGCCGCCACGACGCACAACCTCTCCTACGTCGGCGTTACTCCCGCTTTGACCACACAGGTGCCCACCATCACGGGCACGGCCAAGGCCGGCTCCACGCTGACCGCAGTAACGGGCACCTGGGGTCCGGCTCCGGTGGCACTGACCTACCAGTGGAAGGCGAACGGGACGGCCAGCGGGCTCCCCATCGCCGGCGCCACCGCCAGCACCTACAAGCTGACGGCGGCCGACGTCGGCAAGACCATCTCCGTCACCGTGACGGGGACCAAGGCCGGGTACACGACGGCGGCTACTACGTCAGCGCGCACCGGCACCGTCATGGCCCTCAACCCGGTGCTCACCGCACCGGTGCCCGCCATCACGGGCACGGCCAAGGTCGGCTCCACGCTGACCGCGGCACCGGGCACCTGGGGACCGGCTCCGGTTACGCTGACCCACCAGTGGAAGGCGAACGGCATCGCGATCGCGGGCGCCACGGCCAGCACGTACAAGCCGGCGGCAGCTGACCTAGGCAAGACCCTTACCGTCACTGTCACCGGAACCAAGGCCGGCTACACCACCGCGGCCAAGACCAGCGCCGCAACAGCCAAGGTCGCCGTAGGCACCCTGACAGTCCCGGCAGTTGCCATCACAGGCGCCGTCAAGGTCGGCGCCACGCTGACCGCCGGAGGGGCCTGGGGACCCGCACCGGTCACGCTCAAGTACCAGTGGAAGGCCAACGGCATCGCCATCACCGGCGCCACCGCCAGCACCTACAGGCCGGCAGCCACGATGCTGGGCAAATCCCTCACCGTCACCGTCACCGGGTCAAAGGCGGGCTACACCGCCGTCGCCCGGACCAGCGCGGCCACGGCCAGGGTCGCGGCAGGTACGTTGACCGCGCCGGTACCGGGCATCGCCGGCACCGCCAAGGTGGGCTTCACGCTGACGGCAACCGGGGCTTGGGGGCCGGCTCCGGTCTCCCTGAGGTACCAGTGGAAGGCGAACGGCATCGCCATCACCGGCGCCACCGCCAGCACCTACAAGCCGGTTCCGGCGGTGGTGGGCAAGACCCTCACCGTCACCGTCACCGGAGTCAAGGCCGCCTACACCACAGTGGCCAAGACCAGCGCAGCAACCCTCAGGGTGGCAGCGGGCACCCTAACGGCTCCGGTACCGGCCATCACGGGCACCGCCAAGGTGGGCTCCATCCTGACGGCGGCTCCGGGCGTCTGGGGGCCGGCACCGGTCACGCTGACGTACCAGTGGAAAGCAAACGGCATCGCCATCACCGGCGCCACCGCCAGCACCTACAAACCGGCAGCAACGGCCCGGGGCAAGATCCTGACCGTCACCGTCACGGGCTCAAAGGCGGGGTACACCGCCGTCGCCAGAACGTCTGCGGCCACGGTCGCCGTGGTCTAG
- a CDS encoding TrkH family potassium uptake protein, protein MRDVAGSQARQGAASGVRHGHWHRGSKAFPAILNILAPQHPAQVIVLGFAAAVAAGTLLLMLPVSRNGPEGAPFLDALFTSTSSVCLTGLTTVDTPVYWSGFGKVVILVLVQVGGFGVMSFGTLLGVLMARRLGLRSRLSAAAETKSTGFGDVRRVLVGVLSISLAVEVVLAGMLAARFVAGYGYPPGRALWHGVFHSVSAFNNAGFALYSDNLIGFAGDPWICLPIAAAVIIGGLGFPVLFELGRQYGKPIHWSMNTKLVLVGTAVLLAGGTVFLTAVEWSNPATLGGLRPGERVLAGFFQSVITRTAGFNSIDIAQMYPVSWLGMDILMFIGGGPAGTAGGLKITTFGVLFFILATELRGGTAVNIFGKRLSRAVHRQAITVVLLAIALVVGSTMYLMLITDFGQERILFEVVSAFATVGLSTGITAAMPPAGQVVLILLMFIGRLGPVTLGAALALRERPPLYEYPKERPLIG, encoded by the coding sequence ATGCGCGACGTTGCGGGTTCCCAGGCGCGGCAAGGCGCCGCCAGCGGAGTCCGCCACGGCCATTGGCACCGGGGGTCGAAGGCGTTTCCGGCCATCCTGAACATCCTTGCGCCCCAGCATCCGGCCCAGGTGATCGTGCTGGGCTTCGCGGCGGCCGTTGCCGCTGGAACCCTGCTGCTGATGCTGCCGGTCTCGCGGAACGGGCCGGAGGGCGCTCCTTTCCTTGATGCCCTGTTCACCTCCACGTCGTCAGTGTGCCTGACGGGCCTAACCACCGTGGACACGCCGGTGTACTGGAGCGGCTTCGGCAAGGTGGTCATCCTGGTGCTGGTCCAGGTGGGCGGATTCGGCGTGATGTCCTTCGGCACCCTGCTCGGCGTGCTCATGGCCCGCAGGCTGGGCCTCCGTTCGCGGCTGTCGGCGGCGGCCGAAACCAAAAGCACCGGCTTCGGCGATGTGCGCCGGGTGCTCGTGGGCGTGCTCAGCATCAGCCTGGCCGTCGAGGTCGTCCTCGCCGGGATGCTCGCGGCGCGGTTCGTGGCCGGGTACGGGTATCCGCCGGGCCGTGCGCTTTGGCACGGCGTCTTCCATTCCGTGTCCGCGTTCAACAACGCCGGCTTCGCCCTGTACTCGGACAACCTGATCGGTTTCGCCGGGGACCCCTGGATCTGCCTGCCCATCGCCGCTGCGGTGATCATCGGCGGGCTTGGGTTCCCGGTGCTGTTCGAACTCGGCCGGCAGTACGGCAAGCCCATCCACTGGAGCATGAACACCAAGCTGGTCCTCGTGGGCACCGCGGTGCTCCTCGCGGGCGGCACCGTCTTCCTCACCGCCGTCGAATGGTCCAACCCGGCAACGCTGGGAGGCCTCAGGCCCGGCGAGCGTGTCCTGGCCGGATTCTTCCAGTCGGTCATCACGCGCACGGCCGGATTCAACAGCATCGACATCGCGCAGATGTACCCCGTGTCCTGGCTGGGGATGGACATCCTGATGTTCATCGGCGGCGGTCCGGCCGGCACCGCGGGCGGCCTGAAGATCACCACGTTCGGCGTGCTGTTCTTCATCCTGGCCACGGAGCTGCGGGGCGGGACGGCCGTCAACATCTTCGGCAAGCGTCTCTCGCGGGCCGTGCACCGGCAGGCCATCACCGTGGTGCTGCTCGCCATCGCCCTGGTGGTGGGCTCCACCATGTACCTCATGCTCATCACGGACTTCGGGCAGGAGCGGATCCTCTTCGAGGTCGTCTCGGCGTTCGCCACGGTGGGGCTCTCCACCGGGATCACCGCGGCCATGCCGCCGGCCGGCCAGGTGGTGCTGATCCTGCTGATGTTCATCGGCCGCCTCGGTCCGGTCACCCTGGGCGCCGCGCTGGCGCTGCGGGAACGCCCGCCGCTCTACGAATACCCCAAGGAAAGGCCCCTCATTGGCTAA
- a CDS encoding transposase: protein MRSRWDAADEASRVRGHQGNHRLHHKWEQFEARHKRRVIANVAVARELAGWCWSLAAAVQQEQPWTDE from the coding sequence ATGCGTTCCCGCTGGGATGCAGCCGACGAGGCCTCCCGGGTCCGCGGACACCAGGGGAACCACCGGTTGCACCACAAGTGGGAGCAGTTCGAAGCCCGGCACAAACGCCGGGTCATCGCCAATGTCGCCGTCGCCCGCGAATTGGCCGGCTGGTGCTGGTCCCTCGCCGCCGCGGTCCAACAGGAGCAGCCGTGGACGGATGAATAG
- a CDS encoding O-antigen ligase produces MKQAITRLPGLCIVLMAGSILVFQPGGLFRFVWIKLVVVMIGVLAGVVSPLRARIPLAVQAATAACVVWIAAAMLLSDTPLASLAGRWPRYEGLLTLGVYVAVFGVGAKVLGGALAGRSRQLLSTSLAAAAVVLLLVAVLESNGLRPLGGAADVRPGATLGNATDQGLIGFVIAGVLSAGGGPERGWQFWLRRAGLIAAAGVAILSGSRAALAGLLIVALFGSSVWMRSRSWARPKIAAGAVLAAAAVAFGVLLVPAARDRLLSAGTVDGRWLLWDRSLGLVSADPVFGVGPSGFVDALPAYLNAEWARSVGDSFPADSPHSWPLQLLAAGGVPLLLLVLVLGAVAVAAAVRRMKETQHGADRRYMVVVLVTVAAYGLALLTHFTSIGTTALVAFLCGGLVGREGTGFPAVSSPAVEGIPGKLTAAFAGIFRPAVSTAAGAVLVAAGLAVAVPAAIAEWPMGAGAKAAAAGDVALAEPVSYTHLDVYKRQRHRSARRPGVCRPATAGDQQAARRAVEWGASPANARRARRRPDRRWPSATSTAGIRVPPRPCSTAWSGRPRIPRGSMSSAASRSSAWGGPPTA; encoded by the coding sequence ATGAAGCAAGCGATTACCCGGCTGCCCGGGCTCTGCATCGTTCTGATGGCAGGGTCCATCCTGGTGTTTCAGCCCGGAGGCCTTTTCAGGTTCGTCTGGATCAAACTCGTGGTGGTGATGATCGGTGTCCTCGCCGGTGTGGTGTCTCCGCTGCGGGCCCGGATTCCCTTGGCGGTGCAGGCGGCGACCGCCGCCTGCGTGGTGTGGATCGCCGCCGCCATGCTCTTGTCCGATACCCCGCTGGCCAGCCTGGCCGGGCGCTGGCCGCGCTACGAGGGTCTGTTAACCCTAGGGGTGTACGTGGCCGTATTCGGGGTGGGCGCGAAGGTCCTGGGCGGTGCCTTGGCCGGCCGGAGTCGACAGCTTCTCAGCACATCGCTCGCCGCTGCGGCAGTGGTGCTGCTGCTCGTTGCCGTGCTGGAAAGCAATGGTTTGCGCCCGCTTGGCGGTGCCGCGGACGTGCGCCCGGGCGCCACGCTGGGGAACGCCACGGACCAGGGCCTGATCGGGTTCGTCATCGCGGGGGTGCTGTCCGCCGGCGGTGGCCCTGAGCGCGGATGGCAGTTTTGGCTGAGGCGGGCTGGCCTGATCGCCGCTGCAGGCGTGGCGATCCTTTCCGGCTCCCGGGCGGCACTGGCCGGGCTGCTGATCGTGGCCCTGTTTGGCTCCTCCGTGTGGATGCGGAGCCGGTCCTGGGCGCGGCCAAAAATCGCGGCGGGTGCCGTGTTGGCGGCCGCTGCCGTGGCGTTTGGCGTCCTGCTGGTTCCCGCTGCGCGTGACCGCCTCCTGTCCGCGGGAACAGTGGACGGACGGTGGCTGCTGTGGGACCGGAGCCTCGGCCTGGTAAGTGCCGATCCGGTCTTCGGCGTTGGGCCGAGCGGCTTCGTTGACGCGCTGCCGGCGTACCTGAACGCGGAGTGGGCCAGATCCGTGGGCGACTCTTTCCCCGCCGATTCACCCCACAGCTGGCCGCTGCAGCTGCTGGCGGCAGGCGGGGTCCCGCTGCTTTTACTGGTCCTGGTTCTCGGCGCGGTGGCCGTGGCCGCTGCGGTCCGGCGGATGAAGGAAACCCAGCACGGTGCGGACCGCCGGTACATGGTTGTGGTGCTGGTGACCGTGGCCGCCTACGGACTGGCGCTGCTGACGCACTTCACGTCCATCGGCACCACGGCCCTGGTGGCCTTCCTGTGCGGCGGGCTGGTGGGGCGCGAGGGCACGGGCTTCCCAGCCGTCAGTTCGCCGGCGGTGGAAGGGATTCCGGGAAAGCTGACAGCAGCATTTGCGGGCATCTTCCGGCCCGCGGTTTCGACGGCGGCCGGTGCGGTTCTCGTCGCGGCCGGCCTTGCCGTTGCTGTCCCCGCCGCCATCGCGGAATGGCCGATGGGTGCCGGTGCCAAGGCTGCCGCGGCCGGGGATGTCGCCCTCGCAGAGCCTGTCTCTTATACACATCTAGATGTGTATAAGAGACAGCGACACCGCTCTGCTCGCCGCCCAGGCGTTTGCCGCCCGGCGACGGCGGGTGACCAGCAGGCGGCGCGGCGCGCCGTCGAATGGGGAGCCTCGCCCGCGAACGCACGCCGCGCTCGCAGGAGGCCGGATCGGCGCTGGCCATCGGCTACCTCTACAGCGGGGATCCGGGTGCCGCCAAGACCGTGCTCGACGGCCTGGTCCGGGAGGCCCCGTATTCCACGGGGCTCTATGTCCAGCGCGGCGTCGCGCAGTTCGGCCTGGGGCGGGCCGCCGACGGCATAG
- a CDS encoding TrkA family potassium uptake protein, translated as MAKNIFSRSPDRAAQADSVVVIGLGRFGGALALELEAQGTEVLGIDASEETVQSYNGRLTHVVRADATKEEVLRQLSVHEFDRAVVGIGTDIEASILTTSRLLTFRKPQIWAKAISEPHAEILNQLGVDHVIRPEHDMGKRVAHLVRGSLLDYVEFEDDFVMIRTSPPREAQDRPLGVLGLRDKYGITIVAVKRPGGIWGHTTAQTVLYEEDQIIVQGSKTQAERFSNIS; from the coding sequence TTGGCTAAGAACATTTTCTCCCGCTCCCCGGACCGCGCCGCCCAGGCGGACTCCGTGGTGGTCATCGGGCTGGGCCGCTTCGGCGGGGCGCTGGCGCTGGAGCTGGAGGCGCAGGGCACCGAGGTCCTGGGGATTGACGCGAGCGAGGAGACCGTCCAGTCCTACAACGGCCGCCTCACCCACGTGGTCCGGGCGGACGCCACCAAGGAAGAGGTGCTGCGCCAGCTCTCGGTGCATGAGTTCGACAGGGCCGTGGTGGGCATCGGCACGGACATCGAGGCCAGCATCCTGACCACGTCCCGGCTCCTCACGTTCCGCAAGCCCCAAATCTGGGCGAAGGCCATCAGCGAACCGCACGCCGAGATCCTGAACCAGCTCGGCGTGGACCACGTGATCCGGCCCGAGCACGACATGGGCAAGCGCGTGGCCCACCTGGTCCGCGGTTCGCTGCTGGACTACGTGGAGTTCGAGGACGACTTCGTGATGATCCGCACCAGCCCGCCGAGGGAGGCGCAGGACCGCCCGCTCGGAGTGCTCGGGCTCCGGGACAAGTACGGGATCACCATCGTGGCCGTCAAGCGCCCCGGCGGCATCTGGGGCCACACCACGGCGCAGACCGTCCTCTACGAGGAGGACCAGATCATCGTCCAGGGCAGCAAGACCCAGGCGGAGAGATTCAGCAACATCAGCTGA
- a CDS encoding transposase has product MNKRTYVGLDVHARSVKGCAIDRETGEILRQSLAANDAGIAEWISGLPGPVRVVYEAGPTGFGLARLLAAAGVECLVAAPSKLQRPSGDRVKTDARDAEHLARLALLGQITPVRVPGPAQEAARDLVRAREDVRSDLMRARHRISKLLLRHGLVYSGGHAWTDAHHTWLHRQRFDDPALQAAYEAAWKWQS; this is encoded by the coding sequence ATGAATAAGCGTACCTACGTGGGTTTGGATGTCCATGCGCGCAGTGTGAAGGGCTGCGCGATCGATCGTGAGACCGGCGAGATCCTGCGTCAGAGCCTCGCCGCGAACGATGCCGGGATCGCCGAGTGGATTTCTGGATTGCCGGGTCCGGTCCGCGTTGTCTATGAGGCAGGCCCAACGGGATTCGGCCTGGCCCGGTTGCTGGCAGCCGCAGGGGTCGAATGCCTGGTCGCGGCGCCGTCCAAGCTCCAGCGGCCGTCCGGGGACCGGGTGAAGACCGATGCCCGCGATGCAGAGCATCTGGCCCGGTTGGCGCTGCTCGGGCAAATTACCCCGGTGCGGGTCCCGGGTCCGGCTCAGGAGGCGGCCCGTGATCTGGTACGTGCCCGCGAGGACGTCCGTTCGGATCTGATGCGGGCAAGGCACCGGATCTCGAAGCTCCTGCTGCGCCACGGTCTGGTCTACTCCGGCGGCCATGCCTGGACCGACGCCCACCACACCTGGCTGCACCGGCAGCGTTTCGACGATCCTGCCCTGCAGGCTGCGTACGAGGCCGCCTGGAAATGGCAGAGCTGA